In the Ranitomeya imitator isolate aRanImi1 chromosome 2, aRanImi1.pri, whole genome shotgun sequence genome, AAGGTCTGTATCTGGGGGCAACTCAGCTGTGTCGCTGGCTGTGAAGACACCTGCACAGAGACCGGGGGGACGTGAGCTGCACTGTTGGCTTCGGTGGTCACCGGATGCCGATCTGTCTCGGATGCTGCGGACTGTTGCGGCTGCCCATCTTCCAAGGTCCCAGCAGGGTGAGATGCCTGTGATGGGAGCAGGGTCTGATCGGAGGTCTGTGGGGGTAGCATTGGAGGGTCGGTGCTCTGTGGCAGAGTCTGTGAGGACTGAGCAGGGGCGAGTGGTGGAGGAGCGGACTGGCTGTTGGGAATCTGGGCTGCAGACTTCTGTTCGCATGATGAAGATGCTGAGGAGAAAACAAATCTGTAAGTCACAGCACAAAGTGGGTGGTGGTCCGACGGTGCACAGCGGGCGGGCGTGGGGCCGACGGAGGCGCGAGGCAGGCGAGGGCAGACGGAGGCGCGAGGCAGGCGAGGGCAGACGGAGGAGCGAGGCAGGCGAGGGCAGACGGAGGCGCGAGGCAGGCGAGGGCCGACGGAGGCGCGAGGCAGGCGAGGGCCGACGGAGGCGCGAGGCAGGCGAGGGCCGACGGCGGCGCGAGGGCCGATTGCACACAGGGGGCTGAGATCACAAAGCTGGCTGAGGGCACAAAGTGAGCAAAGGGCGGCGAAAGAGGGCAAGAGACGACAGCGCAAAGCGGGCGAGAGACAACTGGCAGGCAGCCACGTACCAGCTGTGGAGGTGGTGGCCGGCGTGGAGCCTGGTGGCAGCGGAGTAAACAGGAACCTCTGGATGGTACCGTTCGGCATGGCAGCCTGCATCAGCTGCTGCCCGGGCGTGGGAATGACAGCCATTCCTTGAGGAATGAGCTGCAGCTGTCCAGTGGTCTGTCCTTGACCTTGGACCACGACTGTGAGGCTCTGGTTTCCCCCCTACATACAGACAAGCATTAGCCGAGCCCCGATGCCCCCATAACGGGCCGAGCCCATCACATCTGATACTTACCTGCTGCTGCGTGAGCTGCGTCAGCTGCGCCATGGTCAGCTTCACCTGTCCCTGCTGTGGCGGTCTGGTGGTCTGCGGCGTGGTGGCCTGCGGCTGAGCTTGTTGTACTGGGGTGCCCACCTTCAGCCCCCCACTGGAAACCGCGGTCCCCAAGGGCATAGTGGTGGTGACGGGCTGCCCCCTTATGATCTGCGTTACGACCTGCTGCGGCTGACCTGCAGGAACACATTACACCGTTACACTCCCGGCACACTGCGGCGGTGCGTCTGCACAGGTGACACTTACTGGTTTGCAGAATCCCCTGCTGCACCATGAGGGGGGTACGCATAATGGGCTTCCCGACAGACGACTGCGGCAAGGAAGGCGCCCGGATCACCGTCACCGCGGGGCGGATCTGAGTGCCGGCTGTGATCACCTAGGACAGGAGCGGGGCCATTAGTATGGGACTATTTCATGCAGCGGCCAGGGGTCCCTTATCCAATGTCGGCACCTGCTGGGCGGTCCCTATGTTATTCGGCCGGATGGAGACAGTCGCCGTCCGCGGCTGGAACGTGGTGTAGGTTTGCTGCACGCCTGTGGTGGACGGTAAGATACCCAGAACCTTCTGCTGCACCTGGACCACACCTGTAAGGGAGAAGATGGGTGATGACACCGGGCCGGCTCCTGACTCGGGGGGTGTAGCGCTGCCGGCGGCCTCCCTACCTCCCGGGGACGAGGGCACGTTCACGGCTAATATCTTGCTATTGGTGGGAAGAGGCAGCTTAGTGAGGACCTTCCCAGCTACAGACCCCGGACCTCCACTTATCTGGAAGGTTTGGCCTGAGGTGGTGACAGAAGTGGCCGAGGACACATCTGTGCTGGAGGCTACAAGACACAAGGCATTGGGCCGTGTGAGTGCCCACGTGGTCTCACCCTACGCTGGGGCTGTGACCCCTACGACGCCCGTCCCGCCTGGAACCATCGCCCCCCATTACCGGTGGTCGGCTGTCCTTGCTTCACCCACGTGGCGAACGTCTGGTGGAAGTTCTTGTTCTGCTGGAAGGAGACGGTGGTCGGGGGGCCGATCTTGGTGGCCAACATTACTTTTGCCCCTGGGGCGACGGAGGTGCTTAAGGAGCCCATGACGACTTTGTGTGGCGTGGCGAGCGTGGTCAGGGTGGTGCTGGTGGTGGCCACAATGGTGGTGCCGGGTGGGAGCGGTAACTGCTTCTGCTGCTCCAAGCGTTTCTGAAAGAAGGGGGTACTCCGCATTAATCTGTTACACGCCAtgtatgaagggggggggggggggtacaaaaCATCCTCACTGCGTCCATTATTCCGCAAACTCTGTACCTAAACCAAGTGTGGTGGCCAAGGTACCCCCCAGCACGTCAGAGACCCTTGCCCTCCATTATGTGGCCCAACTTCCAACAAGCCCTCCGAGTCAGAGTGCTGAggaatgctgagagttgtagtcctGCCTGTACCTGCTGGGCGGAGAGACGCTGCTGCTTCAGCTGAGTGTCCGCCTGAGATTTCCCGTCTTCTCCCTTCTTCAGGTCCCCGGCTTTACTCTCTCCGGACTGGATTTTCTCCTTCTCCACCctgcagagatgatgggagttatAGTGCAGCCGGACAGCACTGGAGGGCCGCAGCGCAGAACGTGGCACTTACCGCTCCGAGAAGCATTTGATCTCCCACAGCTCCAGCTCGTCCTCGGTCACCCAGGACTCCAGGATGATTGGACCGGTCCGTTTAGGGGTCTCGGGCCTTTTGGGGCGGAGCGCGCTGGATCGGAGCCCCTTCCTCTGCGGTGTTGGGGTCTCTGTAACAGATTAGTGTTACGGTTTGGGGTCTCTGTTCGGACCCACCTGTGACTGGGGGCGCTCGGCTTCGGGGCTCTCACCTTTAGGAGCCTCCGGGACACCGATGGGACAAATGATCTTCCTGACGCAGTACTCGGAGCGGATGCCGTAGGGGCCGACGTCGCGCCTCTTGATGATCTCCGTGGTGATGATTTCCGTTTCCGAAGACTCTGGAATTACAGACCGCCATTATATCAGGGCGGACATGGCGGCGGAGGAGGAGCGGCCATGGGAGGGCGCTGCGTACCTGTGCGCGTGATCCCCCCTCCGGGAGGGGGCTTGGCGATCATGTCGTCCCACCGCAGGCTTGCCCACAGGAGCCGCAGCATGAGGCTGACGCTGGCCAGGGACTTCACGGTCTGCAGGCGGTATCTGTATGGAACGGACatacggcattactgctgcacattaGCAGGATGCAGATCTCTGACAGGAAGTGCTGCCATGGGGCCCGTAGTCAACCTACCTCCAGGTTATTCCGAAGGTGGGGCGCGGTGACGGGTACGGCCAGATATCGTGCACCGGCTTGGCATTGTAGCTGAAGAACGGCACCTCCCGGATCCCCCCTCTCCGCGACAGCTTCTTCAGGTCGTCCAGGGGCAGCACAAAGATGCTCTTCTTGTTGCTCTTGGTGACGAATTTCCGGTAGGACGGGAGCGCCGTCCCTGACCGGGACTTCTTGGGTTTGGAGAACTTGCAGAGCCGCACGCAGTCCTTGGTAGTGTACTCTTTGCTGATGGTCATGAGCGATGAGATGGTGCCAGCTGGCGTGGTGCTGGAGTTGCTGGCGGTTACCGTGGTCCTGCTGCACTCGCTGACAGACAGGGCGCCTTGGTCGCTCGGTGAAGTGACACTGGTCACGGTGGTCGTGGTGGTGCTGGACAAACAGGTTTTCTCCGAGGACACCTCCGGCGTGGGGGACTTGCTGGAAACCTCCACTACGGTCCTGGAGGTGGACACGGTGGTGGTAGTCGTGGTCACCTCCGTGACAACAGTTTGTGAGTTCCTCTCCCCGTTCATGGATTCGGGGGGTAAACCATTCTGCTGTACGGAGTCGTTGCTGAGGCTGGACTCCTCGGCGGAGGTCAGGGGGGACGTGGCGCTCTTCTCCGGCCCGCAGTCTTCTGAATCTTTCCCTGCAGAGATCCCGTTCTCATCCTCTTCCTCCATGCTGACGTTTCCGTTCATGAAGGCTTTCAGCGCGGTGTCCGTGGAGCTGTGCGGAGACGTTGGGATGTTCTTCACCTCGGTTTCCTGCCCGTGGCTTTTTTTCAGGAACTTCCCGTTGACCTGCGGGGTGATGACAATGGCGGCGGTCTCGCCCTCCTGGCTGTGGTCTGCACAGGTATGGGAGGCGACGTCCTCCTGGTCCCCGTCTGTGGACCGATCCTCCGGGGTCTTGCTGACGCTGCCTTGGTCCATGCTTTCTGCCGACGGCTCAGGATTTCCTTTGTCGTTGGGGGGCACAGATTTATCGCTGGCCTCTTCTGATTGGTCACCCTCTGCGGACTTGTCAGCCGGGCAACTGGAAGGATGGTGGTCTTGCCGCGAGTCTGTGCTGGCGGGGGTCTCCTCTTTGGTCTCATTTTCTGCCGTCTCTGCAGGGTCCTCCTTGGGGGTCGGACTGCTGGACATGGCCATGTCCTGACTGGCGCCGTCCAGGTCCAGTTTCCGGGCTGCGCCTCTGCCGATACTCCTGGCTTTGTTGCCGtcctgtaatcctctgtgctgctgtgagccGCTACCGAGTTTCAGTCTCTCCAGTCGCTGCTTTTCCTCGTAAGCAAATTGCCGCTCCCTCCGCTCCAGCAGCACATCCAGGCGGGACGACTTCACCACCTTCTTGTACCACGTCCTCCTCTGGAAGCCCAGGCTGACATTGATGAGATCAGCGTCTGGGAAGGGCCCCTCACCCGCGCCACAGGCTGCGTCCACCTCCACGGCCTCGTCCACCTCCATTGGCTCATCCTTCATGGATCCGGCGTTTTCAGATCCTGGACGGAgaaaagcagaaaaataaaagGTTTCTAATCCTAGTATACACGCGCCGCTCCATGCAGGGCAGGAGTCCTggtatacacacactgctccgagGAGAGCAGGATTCGCCGTATACACGCGCCGCTCCATGCAGGGCAGGAGTCCTGGTATACACACTGCTCCGAGGAGAGCAGGATTCCCTGTATACACGCGCCGCTCCATGCAGAGCAGGAGTCCTGGTATGGTACCGCTCCGCTCAGAGCAGGAGTCCCGGTATACACGCACCTCTCTCTGCAGAGTCCTCCTCCGCCGGTTCCGTCGCTCCGCTTTGGTCCTTACGCTCGTCCTCCTCCACGGTTCTATCTCTGGCAGGTTCTGCCTTGATCTTCTTGTCACTGCTTTCTTCCTCCATCGCACTTTCCGCTTTTTCAGCTGCACAGAGATGAAGGTCGGGCCGTTAGTGCCCCCCAGTACATACAGGTCACTGCAGTGTACGGCGTACACACGGTCACTCACCCAGCATCTTCCGGTAGTTGACGTTGGTGTTACCCGGAAGCCGCGGCAGGAAGCGATGGACGTGGGTCTTACTGATCCAGCTCCAGCCCCCGTAACCAGTCACCCGGTACTCCTCCCCCTTCTGCTTCCAGACCTGAAACAAGCAGCGGATGGACACGTGTCTGGGACATGGACCACCAGAGGTGGGGGCGTTGGACCTCCATGGGAAAGGGCGCGGACCACCGTACCTGGTGCTTTATGGGGAATGTGTACTTCACCCAGGTGGCCTGCTGcatggtctcctcctcctcctgcttccgcTCCTTCTTCTTCACTTTGTCCTTTTCTTCTCTTTCCATGGAGGTCATTCTCCGTAACCTGAGAACGAGTGGTGATCAGTCAGGACCGCAGACCACAGATATGCGCGTGCGTCACCTGCGGGGTCCGGCGAACTGACCTCGTGTGCCCCAGAGAATCCTTCCAGATGGGCAGCATGACCACAGGCTTAATGGCGCACTCCAGGATAGCCAGCGCCAGCGCGAACTCCCGGGGCTTGCTGCACATCTGCACTGCCTTGATCCAATTTGACCTGCAAGAGAGACACTGCTATCATATCACCTGCATGATTACCTGCTGCCAGGGTGAGAGGCTCGTTACCCGCCCAAGGCCCTGTTACCCGCCCGAATCCCAGTCACATTTCCGAAGCCTGCTACCCGCCCGAGGCCCCTTTACCCGCCCGAATCCCAGTCACATGTCCGAAGCCTGCTACCCGCCCGAGGCCCCTTTACCCGCCCGAATCCCAGTCACATGTCCGAAGCCAGTTACCCGCCCGAGGCTCCGTCACATGCCCGAATCCAAGTCACATGTCCAAAGCTGTAACCCGCCCGAGTCCCAGACACGCGCCCGAGGCCCGTTAACTTGGGCGAGACCCCGATACCCGCCTGAGGTCCATCAGCCCCCAAGGCCACCGTTACCTGTGCGaggcccagttttggtggaggaagGGCGCGGGCACGCTGCTCTCCAGCTGGACAATGGTCAGCCTCAGGGTGGAGATGGTCAGCACCTTGGAGCCATGGACGGAGCCATTCCACTTGAACTCCCCAGTGGGCGAGAGGCAGAACTTGTGTGCCAGATGGCGCCTCTTGTCGTGGTCCTCGCGGTGCTGGTGCTTGTTCAGGGCGTACGAGTTGGTGGAGTACTGGTTGTGGTAAGTGCGGTACTTGCCCTCCTGCCCCAGCTTGAAGTGACCACTGGAGAGGCCCCTCATAACCACGTCCTTCCTGGTGCCGAGTCGGGAGATCTCCCCCTGAGAATTCACCACCAATACCTGTAGGGATAAAGCAAGGGCAAGTAATTAGGGTGAGCGGGCCGATGGGCCGTCTGAGCCGGGCAACTCCGACACCCCAGTGCGCAATCTTGGGGAACTCGGACCTTCGTAAGTAGAAAAACACAGAGAATCATCCTTATGTTGTAGGACGCCACCATCGTAACGAAAGCAGCAAACCTCGGGGTCCACAAGATCCGTCACCAGAGAGAAGAAAGCACAGAGCCGCGGGCATCCTCGGGGGCCGGCGCAGAACACAAACCTCGCTTCCTTCCTTATAAATCTTATTAGCCTCCTGGACGGCGGCTCCGCACCGGAGACTCCTCTGCAGACTTAACTTGCTGTCGGGGTTCCGCAGCCGCGTCACGATCCTGGAAGGGGTCCGCCCCGGACACTGGGGGTCCGCCGCCTCTGGACAGCTCTTCTCCAACTTACAGTCCCCAGGTTCTAAAAATACAAAAGTAGAGCTGCAGCGATATACAGGATATATCCGGGGGGGCGGGACCCCATCAGCAAACTCACCAGTGTCCTCCTGCTTCAGGGGTCTATCCCCCGGCTGATCAGGCGCAGGGCTGTCGTCTGACTGTGGCGCAGGGGGACAAGCGGCAGCTTCTGAGAGGTCTGTGAAGGCAGGACAACAGAGGTGACCACCCAGTATACTCACattcagtcatggctgaaagttttggcacccctgaaATTGCCACAGAAGATGACATACCCCCCAGAACATTATCACAATTCAATGCGTTTCTTATCCTGAGGATTATTTCCTTTGcgtttattggaacaacacaaaaaactgagaaaaattgtagataatttcacacaaaccccaaAAATGGATAGTGTCCTCCcctaatgtatgtatgtacgtacgtacgtacgtatgtATAGTGTCTTCCCATGTAGTATATgagtaaatatatacatatacactgtatCCAGCAGTGCCAGCAGGAGGACAGGGGTTTACCACCCATATACATACACGGCCCCCACGTGCACTACAAGTACCTAGATACAGTAGATACAGTGTCCTCCTCTAGTGTATGCATGTACGTATAGTTCCTCCCCTGTAGTATATGGGAAAATACATATACACTGTAACAAGCAGTATCTGCAAGAGAACAGAGGTGACTACCCATATACATACACGGCCCCCACGTGCACAAGTACTTGCAGGAGGGCAGTTGTAACCACACATATACACGGAACCCCTCATACGACACGTACCTGCAGACGCTGCTGGCTCTGCAGTCTTCTCTTCTGCGGCCGCAGACTTCTCGGGGTCTCCATCTGTGGCTTTGCAGTCATCAGTGGTTGCcgattcctctgtgctgctgttttTGGCCTCAGCGCTCTCTGTAATAACAGAGGCACACTATGAGTACATGTAGGCCAGACCACCTCCCACCAGGTGAGTCTCACCTCCGGCTGGACCCTTCTCTCCTGTCTTGGTGGTCTCCTTGCTCTCCCCCTCAGCGGCACTTTCCGGCTTCTCTTCCTCAGCCGCCAGtttgctcggctctgctacatcaagttTAGGTTTCAGCCGCTCCATAATTTCCTCTACAGAGACAGAGAAGTGAGACGAAGGTGTGGGACCCCAGACTCTCATCCCCGGGTTACACTCCATCTCGACCCTTACCGTTCACCACAGACAGGTAAGAGCGGTTGTTGCCCCGGGCTTTGCTGGTCAGCTCCTCAGTGATGTCCATGTGTCGGTGGATTTCTTCCCGGAGGTCGTCCAGCGTCTTGCACAGGTCGGCCTCGTACTGCGTCCGGTCCAGTTGCTCCAGTAACTCCTCCAGCTGAGGCCGCGAGCTGTAATACCAGATCTTCTCCTTCTCCGAGTTTTCCTCTCTGCAGACGGGAGACATGTGAAGTCCCGTGTAAGCCACAGTACCGAGGACCTCCACCAGGGGCGCCCCTCAGAGGCCACCGCCACCAGGGACGCCCCTTGGAGGCCACCGCCACCAGGGACGCCTCTCGGAGGCCACCGCCACCAGGGACGCCCCTCGGAGGCCACCGCCACCAGGGACGCCCCTCGGAGGCCACCGCCACCAGGGACGACCCTCGGAGGCCACCGCCACCAGGGACGACCCTCGGAGGCCACCGCCACCAGGGACGACCCTCGGAAGCCACCGCCACCAGTGACGACCCTCGGAGGCCACCGCCACCAGTGACGCCCCTCGGAGGCCACCAGGGACGCCCCTCGGAGGCCACCGCCACCAGGGACGCCCCTCGGAGGCCACCGCCACCAGGGACGCCCCTCGGAGGCCACCGCCACCAGGGACGCCCCTCGGAGGCCACCGCCACTTACATGATGATCCGCCTGTTGAGGAACCAGTACTTCCTCCGGTGCCGGTCGTATCCGATGGGCTCGTGTCTTATGTACGGCTTGTTCTTCTGGATCTCGGCGACGCAGTCGTTGACGCCGGACACCTTGTGAGCCACGCACACCTCACATTGCCACTCGTCCTCTGGGACCTCCCCCAGGGGCGGCTTCACGCACTCCAGGTGGTAGACCGCAGAGCACGTCTCACAGCAAAGCAAGTCGCCCAGTTTGTGACAAACCCGGCAGTGGTCGTCGTACTGGATGACGCCCTCCGACATTAACTCCTCACGTGCCATGTTTGTGGTTAGAAACTGATCCACCAGAAAGAGCAGAACCTGCACTTTGCTCTGGATGGGTCCATAGGGGTAGTCGTCTGTCTCCTGGCACGGCAGCACGTGCTGGTACTCCTGGTCGCTCTCGCAGTACACCCGCAGAACCTCTGGCCACGTCATGCCGTCTATGAAGTACAAGGTGGAGTTCACACTGTCCTTCAGGTCGGCTGGGCCGAAGGTGGTATTGGAGGTGTCCTCCTCCCGCAGGACGGCCTTTAGGAGGGCGATGTGCATCTCGGCCATCagggtgcactgctcctggctcatCAGAGCCGCACAGAAGTCCTCAAAGCGAAAAGGGGAGAGTCGTAGCACCGTCCCGAAGGTCCTCAGCACCTCGTACACGGCGATCACGTCCATCAGGTGCTCGC is a window encoding:
- the BPTF gene encoding nucleosome-remodeling factor subunit BPTF isoform X3; translation: MRGRRGRPPKTPSLPPADTSPGPTAGLRSRLRGVSSRGRWALHGDASPPARGRRRRRKAAPSSRGRRGRGGRAPSKVVYDDHESDDERRDLEDFPEEADDIDDDDYRHDLDDEIDDDDASYCTDSSFRSHSTYSSSTPGRRKTRVHRPRSPIYEEKDLPPLTLPKSSEDLLLPSEHLMDVIAVYEVLRTFGTVLRLSPFRFEDFCAALMSQEQCTLMAEMHIALLKAVLREEDTSNTTFGPADLKDSVNSTLYFIDGMTWPEVLRVYCESDQEYQHVLPCQETDDYPYGPIQSKVQVLLFLVDQFLTTNMAREELMSEGVIQYDDHCRVCHKLGDLLCCETCSAVYHLECVKPPLGEVPEDEWQCEVCVAHKVSGVNDCVAEIQKNKPYIRHEPIGYDRHRRKYWFLNRRIIIEENSEKEKIWYYSSRPQLEELLEQLDRTQYEADLCKTLDDLREEIHRHMDITEELTSKARGNNRSYLSVVNEEIMERLKPKLDVAEPSKLAAEEEKPESAAEGESKETTKTGEKGPAGESAEAKNSSTEESATTDDCKATDGDPEKSAAAEEKTAEPAASADLSEAAACPPAPQSDDSPAPDQPGDRPLKQEDTEPGDCKLEKSCPEAADPQCPGRTPSRIVTRLRNPDSKVLVVNSQGEISRLGTRKDVVMRGLSSGHFKLGQEGKYRTYHNQYSTNSYALNKHQHREDHDKRRHLAHKFCLSPTGEFKWNGSVHGSKVLTISTLRLTIVQLESSVPAPFLHQNWASHRSNWIKAVQMCSKPREFALALAILECAIKPVVMLPIWKDSLGHTRLRRMTSMEREEKDKVKKKERKQEEEETMQQATWVKYTFPIKHQVWKQKGEEYRVTGYGGWSWISKTHVHRFLPRLPGNTNVNYRKMLAEKAESAMEEESSDKKIKAEPARDRTVEEDERKDQSGATEPAEEDSAERGSENAGSMKDEPMEVDEAVEVDAACGAGEGPFPDADLINVSLGFQRRTWYKKVVKSSRLDVLLERRERQFAYEEKQRLERLKLGSGSQQHRGLQDGNKARSIGRGAARKLDLDGASQDMAMSSSPTPKEDPAETAENETKEETPASTDSRQDHHPSSCPADKSAEGDQSEEASDKSVPPNDKGNPEPSAESMDQGSVSKTPEDRSTDGDQEDVASHTCADHSQEGETAAIVITPQVNGKFLKKSHGQETEVKNIPTSPHSSTDTALKAFMNGNVSMEEEDENGISAGKDSEDCGPEKSATSPLTSAEESSLSNDSVQQNGLPPESMNGERNSQTVVTEVTTTTTTVSTSRTVVEVSSKSPTPEVSSEKTCLSSTTTTTVTSVTSPSDQGALSVSECSRTTVTASNSSTTPAGTISSLMTISKEYTTKDCVRLCKFSKPKKSRSGTALPSYRKFVTKSNKKSIFVLPLDDLKKLSRRGGIREVPFFSYNAKPVHDIWPYPSPRPTFGITWRYRLQTVKSLASVSLMLRLLWASLRWDDMIAKPPPGGGITRTESSETEIITTEIIKRRDVGPYGIRSEYCVRKIICPIGVPEAPKETPTPQRKGLRSSALRPKRPETPKRTGPIILESWVTEDELELWEIKCFSERVEKEKIQSGESKAGDLKKGEDGKSQADTQLKQQRLSAQQKRLEQQKQLPLPPGTTIVATTSTTLTTLATPHKVVMGSLSTSVAPGAKVMLATKIGPPTTVSFQQNKNFHQTFATWVKQGQPTTASSTDVSSATSVTTSGQTFQISGGPGSVAGKVLTKLPLPTNSKILAVNVPSSPGGVVQVQQKVLGILPSTTGVQQTYTTFQPRTATVSIRPNNIGTAQQVITAGTQIRPAVTVIRAPSLPQSSVGKPIMRTPLMVQQGILQTSQPQQVVTQIIRGQPVTTTMPLGTAVSSGGLKVGTPVQQAQPQATTPQTTRPPQQGQVKLTMAQLTQLTQQQGGNQSLTVVVQGQGQTTGQLQLIPQGMAVIPTPGQQLMQAAMPNGTIQRFLFTPLPPGSTPATTSTAASSSCEQKSAAQIPNSQSAPPPLAPAQSSQTLPQSTDPPMLPPQTSDQTLLPSQASHPAGTLEDGQPQQSAASETDRHPVTTEANSAAHVPPVSVQVSSQPATQLSCPQIQTLAPSPGQAHPSIQMTLPASFHIQSPPLQTKPPQHIQTVNQVMVQSPPRGQVQIKPAQTQVITVPQLHQQVQVLSHLPPQVMAQIQQGGIPQQIKLQLPFQIQPAGPGQAHQIQNVVTVQASSVQEHLQRIKQIQEQQSKKKHQELKREQTVQGSSQSEIIQKQQLVMKQNAVIEHLKQKKTMTPTEREENQRMIVCNQVMKYVLDKIDKEEKQAAKKRKRDESVEQKRSRQNASKLSALLYKHKEQLKAEILKKRALLDKDLQIQVQEELKKDLHKIKKEKERAQAAAAPPPPPPPPLPSPPSPPPPPPVHRPSPTSPTTTSSSHKRKREEEEHHHHPLHRPHHHHPSKQKKKKLISTTSKDYKKDNKLYCICKTPYDESKFYIGCELCANWYHGQCVGITETEAKKVDVYICNECKRSQEGSSEELYCICRTPYDDSQFYIGCDRCQNWFHGRCVGILQSEAEYIDEYVCPECQSTEDAMTVLSPLTDKDYEGLKRVLRSLQAHKMAWPFLEAVDPEDAPDYYAVIKEPMDLATMEDRIRSRYYKKLTEFVADMTKIFDNCRYYNPSESTFCQSAEVLESYFVQKLKAFKASRSHNNKLQSSS
- the BPTF gene encoding nucleosome-remodeling factor subunit BPTF isoform X5 codes for the protein MRGRRGRPPKTPSLPPADTSPGPTAGLRSRLRGVSSRGRWALHGDASPPARGRRRRRKAAPSSRGRRGRGGRAPSKVVYDDHESDDERRDLEDFPEEADDIDDDDYRHDLDDEIDDDDASYCTDSSFRSHSTYSSSTPGRRKTRVHRPRSPIYEEKDLPPLTLPKSSEDLLLPSEHLMDVIAVYEVLRTFGTVLRLSPFRFEDFCAALMSQEQCTLMAEMHIALLKAVLREEDTSNTTFGPADLKDSVNSTLYFIDGMTWPEVLRVYCESDQEYQHVLPCQETDDYPYGPIQSKVQVLLFLVDQFLTTNMAREELMSEGVIQYDDHCRVCHKLGDLLCCETCSAVYHLECVKPPLGEVPEDEWQCEVCVAHKVSGVNDCVAEIQKNKPYIRHEPIGYDRHRRKYWFLNRRIIIEENSEKEKIWYYSSRPQLEELLEQLDRTQYEADLCKTLDDLREEIHRHMDITEELTSKARGNNRSYLSVVNEEIMERLKPKLDVAEPSKLAAEEEKPESAAEGESKETTKTGEKGPAGESAEAKNSSTEESATTDDCKATDGDPEKSAAAEEKTAEPAASADLSEAAACPPAPQSDDSPAPDQPGDRPLKQEDTEPGDCKLEKSCPEAADPQCPGRTPSRIVTRLRNPDSKLSLQRSLRCGAAVQEANKIYKEGSEVLVVNSQGEISRLGTRKDVVMRGLSSGHFKLGQEGKYRTYHNQYSTNSYALNKHQHREDHDKRRHLAHKFCLSPTGEFKWNGSVHGSKVLTISTLRLTIVQLESSVPAPFLHQNWASHRSNWIKAVQMCSKPREFALALAILECAIKPVVMLPIWKDSLGHTRLRRMTSMEREEKDKVKKKERKQEEEETMQQATWVKYTFPIKHQVWKQKGEEYRVTGYGGWSWISKTHVHRFLPRLPGNTNVNYRKMLAEKAESAMEEESSDKKIKAEPARDRTVEEDERKDQSGATEPAEEDSAERGSENAGSMKDEPMEVDEAVEVDAACGAGEGPFPDADLINVSLGFQRRTWYKKVVKSSRLDVLLERRERQFAYEEKQRLERLKLGSGSQQHRGLQDGNKARSIGRGAARKLDLDGASQDMAMSSSPTPKEDPAETAENETKEETPASTDSRQDHHPSSCPADKSAEGDQSEEASDKSVPPNDKGNPEPSAESMDQGSVSKTPEDRSTDGDQEDVASHTCADHSQEGETAAIVITPQVNGKFLKKSHGQETEVKNIPTSPHSSTDTALKAFMNGNVSMEEEDENGISAGKDSEDCGPEKSATSPLTSAEESSLSNDSVQQNGLPPESMNGERNSQTVVTEVTTTTTTVSTSRTVVEVSSKSPTPEVSSEKTCLSSTTTTTVTSVTSPSDQGALSVSECSRTTVTASNSSTTPAGTISSLMTISKEYTTKDCVRLCKFSKPKKSRSGTALPSYRKFVTKSNKKSIFVLPLDDLKKLSRRGGIREVPFFSYNAKPVHDIWPYPSPRPTFGITWRYRLQTVKSLASVSLMLRLLWASLRWDDMIAKPPPGGGITRTESSETEIITTEIIKRRDVGPYGIRSEYCVRKIICPIGVPEAPKETPTPQRKGLRSSALRPKRPETPKRTGPIILESWVTEDELELWEIKCFSERVEKEKIQSGESKAGDLKKGEDGKSQADTQLKQQRLSAQQKRLEQQKQLPLPPGTTIVATTSTTLTTLATPHKVVMGSLSTSVAPGAKVMLATKIGPPTTVSFQQNKNFHQTFATWVKQGQPTTGVVQVQQKVLGILPSTTGVQQTYTTFQPRTATVSIRPNNIGTAQQVITAGTQIRPAVTVIRAPSLPQSSVGKPIMRTPLMVQQGILQTSQPQQVVTQIIRGQPVTTTMPLGTAVSSGGLKVGTPVQQAQPQATTPQTTRPPQQGQVKLTMAQLTQLTQQQGGNQSLTVVVQGQGQTTGQLQLIPQGMAVIPTPGQQLMQAAMPNGTIQRFLFTPLPPGSTPATTSTAASSSCEQKSAAQIPNSQSAPPPLAPAQSSQTLPQSTDPPMLPPQTSDQTLLPSQASHPAGTLEDGQPQQSAASETDRHPVTTEANSAAHVPPVSVQVSSQPATQLSCPQIQTLAPSPGQAHPSIQMTLPASFHIQSPPLQTKPPQHIQTVNQVMVQSPPRGQVQIKPAQTQVITVPQLHQQVQVLSHLPPQVMAQIQQGGIPQQIKLQLPFQIQPAGPGQAHQIQNVVTVQASSVQEHLQRIKQIQEQQSKKKHQELKREQTVQGSSQSEIIQKQLVMKQNAVIEHLKQKKTMTPTEREENQRMIVCNQVMKYVLDKIDKEEKQAAKKRKRDESVEQKRSRQNASKLSALLYKHKEQLKAEILKKRALLDKDLQIQVQEELKKDLHKIKKEKERAQAAAAPPPPPPPPLPSPPSPPPPPPVHRPSPTSPTTTSSSHKRKREEEEHHHHPLHRPHHHHPSKQKKKKLISTTSKDYKKDNKLYCICKTPYDESKFYIGCELCANWYHGQCVGITETEAKKVDVYICNECKRSQEGSSEELYCICRTPYDDSQFYIGCDRCQNWFHGRCVGILQSEAEYIDEYVCPECQSTEDAMTVLSPLTDKDYEGLKRVLRSLQAHKMAWPFLEAVDPEDAPDYYAVIKEPMDLATMEDRIRSRYYKKLTEFVADMTKIFDNCRYYNPSESTFCQSAEVLESYFVQKLKAFKASRSHNNKLQSSS